A single Desulfovibrio gilichinskyi DNA region contains:
- a CDS encoding MauE/DoxX family redox-associated membrane protein, whose product MMKSLPRIILGLIFIVACVDKIIDPVAFGDIIKNYQILPDILIVPVAHFLPWLEFVCGALLVCGVLTETALAIITALLLLFIAFLSANLYRGIDVACGCFSTDASITSDMVRTIARDVVFLVIAALSFRFRKS is encoded by the coding sequence ATGATGAAATCTTTACCGCGCATAATCTTAGGGCTGATCTTTATTGTAGCATGTGTAGATAAAATTATCGATCCTGTTGCGTTTGGCGATATAATAAAAAATTATCAGATATTACCGGATATCTTAATCGTGCCGGTAGCTCATTTTCTGCCGTGGCTGGAATTTGTGTGCGGCGCACTGCTGGTGTGCGGGGTGCTGACTGAAACAGCATTAGCAATCATCACAGCTCTGTTATTGCTCTTCATAGCGTTCCTTTCCGCCAACCTCTACCGTGGCATAGATGTAGCGTGCGGTTGCTTCTCAACCGATGCAAGCATAACATCTGACATGGTGCGGACAATAGCACGAGATGTAGTGTTTTTAGTGATTGCTGCACTTTCATTCAGGTTTAGAAAAAGTTAA
- a CDS encoding rhodanese-like domain-containing protein, translated as MKIGKKTAFILKILLICGISAGLAWSFNYSRPVPADNNSTVMQQPELTEIDGEQAIKYFDSGNAFFVDGRSDSEFAMGHIPGAYNLPYWAVHEELDGLITGIPKDKTIVVYCDGALCGKSIIVARKLIEKGFDNVFVYTDGLDGWLSLGRDLEGN; from the coding sequence ATGAAAATAGGAAAGAAAACAGCTTTTATCTTAAAGATACTTTTAATTTGCGGGATATCAGCAGGGCTTGCGTGGTCATTTAATTATTCACGTCCGGTTCCGGCAGATAATAACAGCACAGTGATGCAGCAACCGGAATTAACTGAAATTGACGGTGAGCAGGCTATTAAATATTTTGATTCCGGCAACGCTTTTTTTGTTGACGGGCGCAGCGATTCAGAATTCGCAATGGGCCACATACCCGGAGCGTACAACCTGCCTTACTGGGCGGTTCATGAAGAACTGGACGGTTTGATAACAGGCATTCCCAAGGATAAAACGATAGTTGTATATTGCGACGGAGCGTTGTGCGGCAAAAGTATAATAGTTGCGCGCAAGCTGATTGAAAAAGGATTTGATAACGTTTTTGTTTACACTGACGGGCTTGATGGATGGCTCAGTCTCGGTAGAGATCTGGAGGGCAATTAA
- a CDS encoding cupin domain-containing protein: protein MKAKNVKDVEGVKVDKASYKGKDYEVKGVTIRWLSKSGKDANGQPEYGLRHFTVEPGGEIPAHNHFYLQTVYIEKGNFECFSYDPETDEVAESKICGPGDWVYAESMEPHGMKNISETESATFLCCICNVYE from the coding sequence ATGAAAGCTAAGAATGTAAAAGACGTTGAAGGCGTTAAGGTTGATAAGGCATCATACAAAGGTAAAGATTACGAAGTAAAAGGTGTTACCATCCGCTGGCTCTCTAAATCCGGAAAAGATGCCAATGGACAGCCTGAATACGGCCTCAGACACTTTACGGTTGAACCAGGCGGAGAGATTCCGGCACATAACCACTTTTATTTACAGACCGTATATATAGAAAAAGGAAATTTTGAATGTTTCAGCTATGATCCTGAAACAGATGAAGTTGCGGAAAGTAAAATTTGCGGCCCCGGTGACTGGGTATATGCAGAAAGCATGGAGCCGCACGGCATGAAGAATATAAGCGAAACAGAATCTGCAACATTTCTGTGCTGCATCTGTAATGTTTATGAATAG
- a CDS encoding tyrosine-type recombinase/integrase, with translation MRQRLSELSTTPTLSISLHSLTTRHLEAQLAKGISPRWFQDKKMVLKELLNASGVKPLEPAVNLDHETVRKFLDQIASLKSGHRANRYRRHILRMWAWGCKAGLTKGDCPWEVERYKEIRNPRYIPTEDDFWKLYESADHVSDGSTHSTGIYQLEPHRKTLLLTFLHTAGRKSEILNLKKEDLDFSARKIRLWTAKRDGGVEYDWIPMTQILHDELIKHLARQKVNFPFTEYVFVNPATGRNYSSVNKMMERMCKQAGVKPFGFHAIRHLTASILDNKMVPMADIQAILRHKSPETTARYIHSIRGAKVALDEVFGTGKVIPLKSKRKASAKAKA, from the coding sequence ATGAGGCAGAGGTTAAGCGAATTATCGACAACCCCGACCCTTTCAATCTCCTTACACAGTCTCACCACTAGGCACCTTGAAGCACAACTTGCCAAGGGAATCAGCCCCCGCTGGTTTCAGGATAAAAAAATGGTGCTTAAGGAGCTTCTTAACGCTTCCGGAGTAAAGCCGCTTGAACCTGCGGTTAATCTGGATCACGAAACCGTCCGCAAATTCCTTGATCAAATCGCCTCTCTTAAAAGTGGACATAGAGCCAACAGATACCGCCGCCATATTCTTAGAATGTGGGCATGGGGTTGCAAGGCGGGACTGACTAAGGGTGACTGCCCTTGGGAAGTAGAAAGGTATAAGGAAATACGAAACCCTCGCTATATCCCTACAGAAGACGATTTCTGGAAACTCTACGAATCAGCGGATCATGTTTCAGATGGTTCTACCCATTCAACAGGTATTTACCAACTGGAGCCGCACCGCAAAACGCTTTTGCTTACCTTCCTGCATACTGCGGGTAGAAAATCCGAAATTCTGAATCTGAAAAAAGAAGACCTCGACTTCTCAGCCCGTAAAATACGTCTATGGACTGCCAAGCGTGATGGAGGCGTTGAGTATGACTGGATTCCTATGACTCAGATTCTGCATGATGAACTTATAAAACATCTTGCACGGCAAAAGGTTAACTTCCCGTTTACTGAATATGTATTTGTTAATCCGGCAACTGGACGGAACTATTCAAGCGTAAACAAGATGATGGAACGCATGTGTAAACAGGCAGGAGTAAAGCCTTTCGGATTTCACGCTATCCGCCACCTCACCGCCTCTATTCTGGATAATAAAATGGTTCCTATGGCAGACATTCAAGCAATCTTGCGTCACAAGTCACCGGAAACAACCGCAAGGTATATCCATTCAATTAGAGGCGCAAAAGTGGCACTGGATGAAGTGTTTGGAACAGGAAAAGTTATTCCGCTGAAGAGCAAAAGAAAAGCCTCCGCAAAAGCGAAGGCTTGA
- a CDS encoding methyl-accepting chemotaxis protein → MLKLKTRLTFFQITALIISIATLCIIFIYQINKYALNEMNEYRTVMYNQKIYELTELVNMAEKTVQSDYDKSQNIELLKKTQAKSLKDTIDSIASQLSAFYLANHNKLSATELEKEIKELVRAIRYDGNNYIWINDMQAKIIMHPISPELEGKNLSGMTDSSGKHLFREMVEVCRQNGEGAVSYIWKKEDTGKDTQKISYVKLIPQLNWIIGTGAWLDDITNEMKEKALAQLAEMRLRDGNYFWVNDTDMNMIMNPATPSLNGKSVADLKDAKGKLIFKEIVDICKSKGEGTISYWWTKAGKSGDFPKLSYVKLFKPWNWIIGMGIYTDDIDRALHDKQIKLNKTIHSMIILIVAVALLLGVIVTVAATFFANKITATIGAEPEELSGIAGQMSNGYLDFEKLSDTPRGAYASMENMVENLKNVVNEVQVATENVSAGSEELAASAENLSQGANDQAAAVEELSSSIEEISVSIRSNAENTRKTELIANTVAKNTEKGSQDVKRNLAAMTEITQKISIIEEIARQTNLLALNAAIEAARAGEHGKGFAVVAAEVRKLAEKSRVAATEIGELSSSTLSIAQETHEELDALVPEIEQTAKLIKEIALACEEQNSGIKLIQKSSVQLDTVIQQNASASEEVAATSEELSSQAQELHAAMMFFKIK, encoded by the coding sequence ATGCTAAAATTGAAAACGCGGCTTACTTTTTTTCAAATTACAGCACTGATAATTTCAATTGCCACATTATGCATAATTTTTATTTATCAGATTAATAAATATGCACTTAATGAAATGAATGAGTATCGTACTGTAATGTATAATCAAAAAATTTATGAATTAACAGAGCTTGTAAACATGGCTGAAAAGACAGTTCAGTCAGATTATGATAAATCGCAAAACATAGAACTGCTTAAAAAGACTCAGGCAAAATCTCTAAAAGACACTATTGATTCTATCGCGAGTCAGTTATCCGCTTTTTACTTAGCAAATCACAATAAGCTTTCCGCAACTGAACTGGAAAAAGAAATTAAAGAATTAGTTAGAGCCATTCGTTACGACGGCAATAATTATATTTGGATAAATGATATGCAGGCAAAAATCATCATGCATCCAATCTCTCCGGAGCTTGAGGGTAAAAATCTTTCCGGCATGACCGACAGTTCCGGAAAACATCTTTTTAGAGAAATGGTTGAAGTCTGCCGCCAAAACGGCGAAGGGGCTGTTTCATATATATGGAAAAAAGAGGATACGGGGAAGGATACTCAAAAAATTTCGTATGTTAAGCTTATTCCGCAGCTGAACTGGATAATCGGCACCGGAGCATGGCTTGATGATATTACTAACGAAATGAAGGAAAAAGCTCTTGCACAACTTGCAGAAATGCGGCTGAGAGACGGAAACTATTTCTGGGTAAATGACACTGACATGAATATGATTATGAACCCGGCAACTCCATCTTTAAATGGCAAAAGCGTTGCTGACTTAAAAGACGCAAAGGGTAAACTTATATTCAAAGAGATTGTTGATATCTGCAAAAGCAAAGGAGAAGGGACTATCTCATACTGGTGGACAAAAGCCGGAAAAAGCGGCGATTTCCCCAAACTGTCATATGTTAAATTGTTTAAGCCGTGGAACTGGATAATCGGCATGGGAATATACACCGATGACATCGACAGAGCTCTGCACGATAAACAAATCAAGCTGAATAAGACCATTCACAGTATGATCATATTAATCGTTGCGGTTGCTCTGCTGCTTGGAGTTATTGTTACTGTGGCAGCAACTTTCTTCGCTAATAAAATTACCGCCACCATCGGCGCTGAACCGGAAGAACTTTCCGGCATTGCTGGACAGATGTCCAACGGGTATCTGGATTTTGAAAAATTATCAGACACTCCGCGCGGTGCATATGCATCAATGGAAAATATGGTTGAAAATTTAAAAAATGTTGTCAACGAAGTTCAGGTGGCGACTGAAAATGTTTCTGCCGGAAGTGAAGAGCTGGCGGCATCTGCGGAAAATCTGTCACAAGGTGCAAACGATCAGGCTGCTGCGGTTGAAGAATTAAGCTCATCAATTGAAGAAATCAGCGTCAGCATCCGAAGCAATGCTGAAAACACAAGAAAAACAGAGCTGATTGCAAACACCGTTGCAAAAAACACAGAGAAAGGCAGCCAAGATGTTAAACGGAACCTTGCAGCTATGACTGAAATTACTCAAAAAATAAGCATCATAGAAGAAATCGCCCGCCAGACAAATCTTCTTGCGCTAAATGCGGCAATTGAAGCTGCCCGCGCAGGAGAACATGGTAAAGGTTTTGCTGTAGTTGCTGCGGAAGTTAGAAAACTGGCTGAGAAAAGCAGGGTTGCGGCAACGGAAATCGGAGAGTTATCATCCAGCACCCTCTCCATCGCGCAAGAAACACATGAAGAGTTAGATGCATTAGTTCCTGAGATTGAACAAACAGCCAAGCTGATAAAAGAGATAGCACTGGCTTGTGAAGAACAGAATTCAGGGATTAAACTTATCCAGAAATCTTCTGTTCAGCTGGATACAGTCATTCAACAGAATGCATCTGCTTCAGAAGAAGTTGCCGCCACTTCAGAAGAACTTTCAAGTCAGGCGCAGGAACTCCATGCAGCAATGATGTTTTTTAAAATCAAATAG
- the ribB gene encoding 3,4-dihydroxy-2-butanone-4-phosphate synthase produces MNQNLLSQFGNSIQRVEKGLLALKEGKGVLITDNEDRENEGDLIFSAEHLTDTQMAMLIRQCSGIVCLCLTEDKLSQLDIPMMVTDNTCRNQTGFTVTIEAAEGVTTGVSAADRVATVKAAIADNAKPSDLHRPGHVFPLRAKSGGVLERQGHTEATVDMMTLAGLKPCGVLCEVTNYDGSMARLPEIVDLGKKFGIPVLTVDDIIEYRLQFEQKAC; encoded by the coding sequence ATGAATCAGAATCTATTATCTCAATTCGGAAATTCCATTCAAAGAGTAGAAAAGGGACTTTTAGCCTTGAAAGAGGGTAAAGGTGTACTTATCACAGACAATGAAGACCGTGAAAATGAGGGAGATCTTATTTTTTCGGCTGAACATTTGACTGATACCCAAATGGCTATGCTCATCAGGCAGTGCAGCGGTATTGTCTGCCTGTGTCTGACTGAAGACAAACTAAGTCAACTTGATATCCCCATGATGGTTACTGACAATACCTGTCGTAACCAGACCGGCTTTACTGTCACTATTGAAGCTGCTGAAGGGGTTACTACCGGTGTTTCCGCCGCTGACCGTGTTGCTACTGTTAAAGCCGCTATTGCCGATAATGCAAAACCTTCCGACCTGCACAGGCCGGGGCATGTTTTTCCTTTGCGCGCTAAATCAGGCGGAGTTCTTGAAAGGCAGGGACATACCGAAGCAACTGTCGATATGATGACTTTGGCAGGGCTTAAACCTTGCGGAGTTCTTTGCGAAGTTACTAATTACGACGGTTCAATGGCCAGACTTCCGGAAATCGTAGACCTTGGTAAAAAGTTCGGGATTCCTGTTTTGACCGTTGATGACATCATTGAATATCGCTTACAGTTTGAGCAAAAAGCCTGTTAG
- a CDS encoding DUF5131 family protein yields the protein MALTKIEWTEASWNPMTGCSKISAGCKNCYAERMALRLQAMGSDNYSNGFDLTMHKHVLLKPFEWKKPQMIFVNSMSDIFHENAPFEFIKSIFATMHMANWHTYQLLTKRSGRLKQLATKLSWANNIWMGVTVESAEYKHRIDNLRETPAKTKFLSLEPLLGPIGELNLDGIDWVIVGGESGPNSRPMEEAWVLDIKNQCLAQKTHFFFKQWGGKNKKKTGRKLEGTTWDQMPTPVSI from the coding sequence ATGGCTTTAACTAAAATAGAATGGACAGAAGCAAGCTGGAACCCAATGACGGGCTGTTCCAAAATAAGTGCAGGCTGCAAAAACTGTTATGCAGAACGCATGGCTTTAAGGCTGCAAGCAATGGGTAGTGACAACTATTCAAATGGATTTGATCTAACAATGCACAAGCATGTTTTACTTAAACCTTTTGAATGGAAAAAACCTCAAATGATATTTGTAAATTCGATGAGCGACATTTTTCATGAGAATGCTCCTTTTGAATTCATAAAAAGCATATTCGCCACAATGCACATGGCTAACTGGCACACATACCAACTACTTACTAAACGATCAGGTAGGCTCAAACAACTAGCCACAAAGCTATCTTGGGCCAACAATATTTGGATGGGAGTTACAGTCGAATCTGCTGAATATAAACATCGAATTGACAACCTACGAGAAACACCTGCAAAAACAAAATTTCTATCATTAGAACCCCTATTAGGCCCAATAGGTGAATTGAACCTTGATGGCATTGATTGGGTTATTGTTGGTGGAGAATCCGGACCCAATTCACGACCAATGGAAGAAGCTTGGGTTCTTGATATTAAAAACCAATGCTTAGCTCAAAAAACTCATTTCTTTTTTAAGCAATGGGGCGGAAAAAACAAAAAGAAAACTGGCAGAAAACTCGAAGGGACAACTTGGGATCAAATGCCCACGCCAGTATCAATATAA